From Caulobacter segnis, a single genomic window includes:
- a CDS encoding MDR family MFS transporter, whose translation MTPQTSTGQTFTDTERRTTLAALMIVFLLSALDQTIVSTAMPRIISELNGLNLYSWVTTAYLLTSTVMVPIWGKLGDIFGRKPVLITGISIFLAGSWLSGLAGEFGTVLGMPGMVQLIVFRALQGIGGGALFTTAFAIIADLYPPRERGKFAGIFGSVFGLASVLGPIIGGYFTDHGTVQFGTHTVAGWRWVFYVNLPLSLLSLFMVIVKMPPLEHRRAGKIDFLGAALLICAFVPLLLVLSLGGHNFAWGSPPSLGLFALATVSLAAFVFVETKVSNPILPMHLFRNKVFTTANTAGFLISMAFMGVVMFLPLFLQLGRGVPATISGMTMLPLMAGLIIGSTIAGQMVTKTGQYKPFMIAGAATLLVAVFLLHDLSRITSLPLLCMLLAFVGLGLGPGQSLFNIATQNAVDPRDLGVATSSNQFFRQIGSTVGAALAGTLLTARLANLPGGGLDLGKLEGMAVQAAAKGQAAHADPVLQAALVHAVSGVMVAALFVVAAGLVAILMIPALPLKSRQPVGDAPVLQKAEPTN comes from the coding sequence ATGACCCCCCAAACCTCTACTGGCCAGACCTTCACCGACACCGAGCGCCGCACGACCCTGGCGGCGCTGATGATCGTCTTCCTGCTCAGCGCACTGGACCAGACGATCGTCTCGACCGCCATGCCGCGGATCATCTCCGAGCTGAACGGCCTGAACCTCTATTCCTGGGTCACGACGGCCTATCTGCTGACCTCGACGGTCATGGTGCCGATCTGGGGCAAGCTGGGCGACATCTTCGGCCGCAAGCCCGTGCTGATCACCGGCATCTCGATCTTCCTGGCCGGCTCGTGGCTGTCGGGCCTGGCGGGCGAGTTCGGCACGGTGCTGGGCATGCCGGGCATGGTCCAGCTGATCGTGTTCCGCGCCCTGCAGGGCATCGGCGGCGGGGCGCTGTTCACCACCGCCTTCGCGATCATCGCCGACCTCTATCCGCCGCGCGAGCGGGGCAAGTTCGCCGGCATCTTCGGTTCGGTGTTCGGCCTGGCCAGCGTGCTGGGCCCGATCATCGGCGGCTACTTCACCGACCACGGAACGGTGCAGTTCGGGACCCACACGGTCGCCGGCTGGCGCTGGGTGTTCTACGTCAACCTGCCGCTGTCGCTGCTCTCGTTGTTCATGGTCATCGTCAAGATGCCGCCGCTGGAGCACCGCCGGGCGGGCAAGATCGACTTCCTGGGCGCGGCCCTGCTGATCTGCGCCTTCGTGCCCCTGCTGCTGGTGCTCAGCCTGGGCGGCCACAACTTCGCCTGGGGCTCGCCGCCGAGCCTTGGCCTGTTCGCCCTCGCCACGGTCTCGCTGGCCGCCTTCGTCTTCGTCGAGACCAAGGTCAGCAACCCGATCCTGCCCATGCACCTGTTCCGGAACAAGGTGTTCACCACGGCCAATACGGCCGGCTTCCTGATCTCCATGGCCTTCATGGGCGTGGTGATGTTCCTGCCGCTGTTCCTGCAGCTGGGCCGGGGCGTGCCGGCCACGATCAGCGGCATGACCATGCTGCCGCTGATGGCCGGCCTGATCATCGGCAGCACCATCGCCGGCCAGATGGTCACCAAGACCGGCCAGTACAAGCCGTTCATGATCGCCGGCGCCGCGACACTGCTGGTCGCTGTGTTCCTGCTGCACGACCTGTCGCGGATCACCAGCCTGCCGCTGTTGTGCATGCTGCTGGCCTTCGTGGGCCTGGGCCTGGGGCCGGGCCAGAGCCTGTTCAACATCGCCACCCAAAACGCCGTCGACCCGCGCGACCTGGGCGTGGCCACCAGCTCCAACCAGTTCTTCCGCCAGATCGGCTCGACCGTCGGCGCGGCCCTGGCCGGGACCCTGCTGACCGCGCGCCTGGCCAACCTGCCGGGCGGCGGCCTGGACCTGGGCAAGCTGGAAGGCATGGCGGTGCAAGCCGCCGCCAAGGGCCAGGCGGCCCACGCCGACCCGGTCCTGCAGGCGGCGCTGGTCCACGCCGTCAGCGGCGTGATGGTCGCGGCCCTGTTCGTGGTCGCGGCGGGCCTGGTGGCGATCCTGATGATCCCCGCCCTGCCCCTGAAGTCACGTCAGCCGGTGGGCGACGCCCCGGTGCTGCAAAAGGCCGAGCCGACGAACTAG
- a CDS encoding magnesium transporter CorA family protein has translation MLRILRHGAPGFEAGGLSPDWRVPADAVWIELVDPTRAEEVAVEQSIGLLLPTREEMAEIEASSRLYQEDGGTFMTATVLVNADGDLPTAAPVTFVLAGARLVTIRYVEPRAFSVFAAQAERQPSLCPNGLQTFLGLLDAIVDRTADILERTAAEVEVQSRAIFGRPRGAAFEQILNRLGRAQNINSKARDSLVSLARLLSFAALAEQFDGLKDLRDHLKSLQRDVQSITDHSSYLAGNITFLLDAALGLINIEQNSIFKVFSVFSVVFLPPTLIAGIYGMNFEHMPELRWLEGYPLAIGLMILAAGAPLVVFKRKGWL, from the coding sequence ATGCTGCGAATTCTCCGCCACGGCGCTCCGGGTTTCGAAGCGGGCGGCCTGTCGCCCGACTGGCGGGTGCCGGCCGACGCCGTCTGGATCGAGCTGGTCGACCCCACCCGCGCCGAGGAAGTCGCCGTCGAGCAGTCGATCGGCCTGCTGCTGCCCACCCGCGAGGAGATGGCCGAGATCGAGGCCTCCTCGCGCCTCTATCAGGAAGACGGCGGCACGTTCATGACCGCCACGGTGCTGGTCAACGCCGACGGCGACCTGCCGACCGCCGCGCCCGTCACCTTCGTCCTGGCCGGCGCGCGCCTGGTCACCATCCGCTATGTCGAGCCGCGCGCCTTCTCGGTGTTCGCCGCCCAGGCCGAGCGCCAGCCCAGCCTGTGTCCCAACGGCCTGCAGACCTTCCTGGGCCTGCTGGACGCCATCGTCGACCGCACCGCCGACATCCTCGAGCGCACCGCCGCCGAGGTCGAGGTGCAGTCGCGCGCCATCTTCGGCCGGCCGCGCGGCGCGGCGTTCGAGCAGATCCTGAACCGCCTGGGCCGGGCCCAGAACATCAACTCCAAGGCCCGCGACAGCCTGGTCAGCCTGGCCCGCCTGCTCAGCTTCGCGGCCCTGGCCGAGCAGTTCGACGGCCTGAAGGACCTGCGCGATCACCTCAAGTCGCTGCAGCGCGACGTCCAGTCGATCACCGACCATTCCAGCTATCTGGCCGGCAACATCACCTTCCTGCTCGACGCGGCTCTGGGGCTGATCAACATCGAGCAGAACTCGATCTTCAAGGTGTTCTCGGTCTTCTCGGTGGTCTTCCTGCCGCCGACCCTGATCGCCGGCATCTACGGCATGAACTTCGAGCACATGCCCGAGCTGCGCTGGCTGGAGGGCTATCCGCTGGCCATCGGCCTGATGATCCTGGCCGCCGGGGCCCCGCTGGTGGTGTTCAAGCGCAAGGGCTGGCTGTAG
- a CDS encoding CHAP domain-containing protein, which yields MTKRTRTLLGSLAAAAMISLVPMSGANADGYWQCVPFARLMSGIQIFGDARTWWTQAAGKYDTGSVPKIGSVLSFKPTARMNLGHVAFVSQVLTDRVIQVTHANWSIIEGDRGQIEKDVTVVDVSPAGDWTEVKVWYDPIRDLGTTVYPTNGFIYQDAQATKIAMATSKIAMAQNAVVSAAKQAANQVASSVRASPLDIIGQAADSTDRIAALIEAAAGGGSSSNDGNKQNTPR from the coding sequence ATGACGAAACGGACGAGGACCCTTCTGGGTTCCCTGGCCGCTGCCGCCATGATCAGCCTCGTGCCGATGTCCGGCGCGAATGCTGACGGCTATTGGCAGTGCGTTCCGTTCGCGCGGCTGATGTCGGGCATCCAGATCTTCGGTGACGCCCGCACGTGGTGGACCCAGGCCGCCGGCAAGTATGACACGGGCTCGGTGCCGAAGATCGGCTCGGTCCTCTCGTTCAAGCCCACTGCCCGCATGAACCTCGGCCACGTGGCCTTCGTCAGCCAGGTGCTCACCGACCGGGTCATCCAGGTGACCCACGCCAACTGGTCGATCATCGAAGGCGATCGCGGCCAGATCGAAAAGGACGTCACCGTCGTCGACGTCTCGCCCGCCGGCGACTGGACCGAGGTCAAGGTCTGGTATGATCCGATCCGCGACCTCGGCACCACGGTCTATCCGACCAACGGCTTCATCTACCAGGACGCCCAGGCGACCAAGATCGCCATGGCCACCAGCAAGATCGCCATGGCCCAGAACGCCGTGGTCTCGGCGGCCAAGCAGGCCGCCAACCAGGTGGCTTCGTCGGTCCGCGCCTCGCCGCTGGACATCATTGGCCAGGCCGCCGACTCGACCGATCGTATCGCCGCCCTGATCGAAGCGGCCGCCGGTGGCGGCTCGTCCTCGAACGACGGCAACAAGCAGAACACCCCGCGCTGA
- a CDS encoding TerC family protein, protein MTELLSLATAPAAWAALVTLVVMEVVLGIDNLVFISILSNKLPPEHRQKVRRIGISLALIMRLVLLSTIAFIVGLTAPVFDLGITGPVGAHGEPGFETAFSWRDLILIAGGVFLIWKATKEIHHSVDPGKSDDVLEKDKATQVISNVGSAIFQIILLDLVFSVDSILTAVGMTDHLPIMIIAVIAAVTVMLLAADPLANFINNNPTVVMLALGFLLMIGTVLIAEGFGAHVPKGYIYTAMAFSAGVEGLNMLARKRGTKKDH, encoded by the coding sequence ATGACAGAACTCCTTAGCCTGGCCACCGCCCCGGCCGCCTGGGCCGCCTTGGTGACCCTGGTGGTGATGGAAGTGGTTCTGGGGATCGACAACCTGGTCTTCATTTCGATCCTGTCCAACAAGCTGCCGCCCGAGCACCGCCAGAAGGTGCGCCGCATCGGCATCTCGCTGGCGCTGATCATGCGTCTGGTTCTGCTGTCGACCATCGCCTTCATCGTCGGCCTGACCGCGCCGGTCTTCGACCTGGGCATCACCGGCCCCGTCGGCGCGCACGGCGAGCCGGGCTTCGAGACGGCCTTCTCGTGGCGCGACCTGATCCTGATCGCCGGCGGCGTCTTCCTGATCTGGAAGGCGACCAAGGAGATCCACCACTCGGTCGACCCCGGCAAGAGCGACGACGTTCTGGAGAAGGACAAGGCCACCCAGGTCATTTCCAACGTCGGCTCGGCGATCTTCCAGATCATCCTGCTGGACCTGGTGTTCTCGGTCGACTCGATCCTGACCGCCGTCGGCATGACCGATCACCTGCCGATCATGATCATCGCCGTGATCGCCGCGGTCACCGTGATGCTGCTGGCCGCCGACCCGCTGGCCAACTTCATCAACAACAACCCGACCGTGGTCATGCTGGCCCTGGGCTTCCTGCTGATGATCGGCACCGTGCTGATCGCCGAGGGCTTCGGCGCCCACGTGCCCAAGGGCTACATCTACACCGCCATGGCCTTCTCGGCCGGCGTCGAGGGCCTGAACATGCTGGCCCGCAAGCGCGGGACCAAGAAGGACCATTAG
- a CDS encoding alpha/beta hydrolase — MSRLSWIAAAGVLALSSLGGVAHAAAPRFEKTTCGADFKDVDLKVQCGKLIVDETRGDPKSRRIKVAVAIVKAAQPKAGLPPVVYLHGGPGGSALKGLPRMLKSKASREFVAADQDWIFIDQRGGGLSDPNLDCPGTNLTDAGPPSDKDAQGIVDCLKAFQAKGVNLSRYNAVEVAKDVQDLRQVLKLPLIDLFGGSYGTRIEAAIQTHAPQGVRAVVQDSPWPPEADWTVGGPAMVSNSIDIVMAKCAVVAECAKRYPDLKAKLATVAERFLAGPQTVNGKTYTADDLGGYLMDASYFTAGVLPRDLWKIIQGDLSPVQEFVESRDYYSEGQFMTHLCKEEIPFENRADVAKGTENDPVARLMVVSMQRIHDVCKAIDVGPISPVEQQPVKTAIPTLFLAAEIDPGCPPELTKAASKGYQGSQVVIVTNATHGVSRSSPCVRKMIRSFFQDPTKAVDRSCLPAADTPMTFTYE, encoded by the coding sequence ATGTCGCGCCTGTCCTGGATCGCCGCCGCCGGCGTGCTGGCCCTCTCCTCTCTAGGCGGCGTCGCCCACGCGGCCGCGCCGCGCTTCGAGAAGACGACCTGCGGCGCCGACTTCAAGGACGTCGATCTCAAGGTCCAGTGCGGGAAACTGATCGTCGACGAGACGCGCGGTGATCCGAAGAGCCGGCGCATCAAGGTGGCCGTGGCGATCGTCAAGGCCGCCCAGCCCAAGGCGGGCCTGCCGCCGGTGGTCTATCTGCACGGCGGCCCGGGCGGTTCGGCCCTGAAGGGCCTGCCGCGCATGCTCAAGAGCAAGGCCTCGCGCGAGTTCGTCGCCGCCGACCAGGACTGGATCTTCATCGACCAGCGCGGCGGCGGCCTGTCCGACCCGAACCTGGACTGCCCGGGCACGAACCTGACCGACGCTGGCCCGCCCTCCGACAAGGACGCCCAGGGCATCGTCGACTGCCTGAAGGCCTTCCAGGCCAAGGGCGTGAACCTGTCGCGCTACAACGCCGTCGAGGTGGCCAAGGACGTCCAGGACCTGCGCCAGGTTCTGAAGCTGCCGCTGATCGACCTGTTCGGCGGTTCGTACGGCACCCGCATCGAGGCGGCGATCCAGACCCACGCGCCCCAGGGCGTGCGGGCGGTGGTCCAGGACTCGCCCTGGCCGCCGGAGGCCGACTGGACCGTCGGCGGCCCGGCCATGGTCTCCAACTCGATCGACATCGTCATGGCCAAGTGCGCGGTCGTCGCCGAATGCGCCAAGCGCTATCCGGACTTGAAGGCCAAGCTGGCCACGGTCGCCGAGCGCTTCCTGGCTGGCCCGCAGACCGTGAACGGCAAGACCTACACGGCCGACGATCTGGGCGGCTATCTGATGGACGCCAGCTACTTCACCGCCGGCGTGCTGCCGCGGGATCTGTGGAAGATCATCCAGGGCGACCTGTCGCCGGTGCAGGAGTTCGTCGAGAGCCGCGACTACTACAGCGAGGGCCAGTTCATGACCCACCTGTGCAAGGAGGAGATCCCGTTCGAGAACCGCGCGGACGTCGCCAAGGGCACGGAGAACGACCCGGTCGCCCGGCTGATGGTGGTGTCGATGCAGCGTATCCATGACGTCTGCAAGGCCATCGATGTCGGCCCGATCTCGCCGGTCGAGCAGCAGCCGGTGAAGACGGCCATTCCGACCCTCTTCCTGGCCGCCGAGATCGATCCGGGCTGCCCGCCCGAGCTGACCAAGGCCGCGTCCAAGGGCTATCAGGGCTCGCAGGTGGTGATCGTCACCAACGCCACCCACGGCGTCAGCCGCAGCAGCCCCTGCGTGCGAAAGATGATCCGTTCGTTCTTCCAGGACCCGACCAAGGCTGTCGATCGCAGCTGCTTGCCGGCCGCCGACACGCCAATGACGTTCACGTACGAATAG
- a CDS encoding pentapeptide repeat-containing protein — MSDAASSRPSLIRTLHASVVREAVEAHVRYLKGLPKGRRAVLQYVNLNNYELDGVDLSEADLTGALLGGASLRGAKLTRATLYGTDLRDSDLRDADLSRCDMRGACLRGANLGGANLASCDLREGVTAVPDDEKGLRILEHSKRPGELDYALLQGANLAGAQMSGAFARQADFTDADLSNVTLQGARLTKACMDGANLSGANLHNAEMNQVSLRRAVMVGVDISGADLRDADLSEVLRAPPPIIYVDDEPLNEVLEAHELFCKSDGREGKVGKLADVDFRPLKRLKDRRLSGLNAPKAVFFGMDLDGVQLQGANLTGADLRGAKLRRADLRGARLVDAQLARADLSGAKLGPLKIAEDRVIRTDLTRAVLRGANLKGASAPRARLIDADLSRAKLDGADLTGAEMPAGHSV, encoded by the coding sequence ATGTCCGATGCCGCGTCTTCACGACCGAGCCTGATCCGAACTCTTCACGCCTCCGTCGTGCGAGAGGCGGTCGAGGCGCACGTCCGTTACCTGAAGGGCCTGCCCAAGGGACGGCGTGCGGTGCTGCAGTACGTCAACCTGAACAACTACGAGCTGGACGGCGTCGACCTGTCCGAGGCCGACCTGACCGGCGCCCTGCTGGGCGGAGCCTCGCTGCGCGGCGCCAAGCTGACGCGGGCCACTCTCTACGGGACCGACCTGCGCGATTCCGATCTGCGCGACGCCGACCTGTCCCGCTGCGACATGCGCGGGGCCTGCCTGCGCGGGGCCAACCTGGGCGGGGCGAACCTGGCCAGCTGCGACCTGCGCGAGGGTGTCACCGCCGTCCCGGACGACGAGAAGGGCCTGCGGATCCTGGAACACTCGAAACGGCCGGGCGAGCTGGACTACGCCCTGCTGCAGGGCGCCAACCTGGCCGGCGCCCAAATGTCCGGCGCCTTCGCGCGCCAGGCCGACTTCACCGACGCGGACCTCTCGAACGTCACCCTGCAGGGCGCCAGGCTGACCAAGGCCTGCATGGACGGGGCGAACCTGTCCGGCGCCAATCTGCACAACGCCGAGATGAACCAGGTCTCGCTGCGCCGGGCGGTGATGGTGGGCGTCGACATCAGCGGCGCGGACCTGCGCGACGCCGACTTGAGCGAGGTGCTGCGCGCGCCGCCGCCGATCATCTATGTCGACGACGAGCCCCTGAACGAGGTGCTGGAAGCGCACGAACTGTTCTGCAAGTCGGACGGCCGCGAGGGCAAGGTCGGCAAGCTGGCCGACGTCGACTTCCGACCGCTGAAGCGGCTGAAGGACCGCCGGCTCAGCGGCCTCAACGCGCCCAAGGCGGTGTTCTTCGGCATGGACCTGGACGGCGTCCAGCTGCAGGGCGCTAACCTGACGGGCGCCGACCTTCGCGGCGCCAAGCTGCGCCGGGCCGACCTGCGCGGGGCGCGCCTGGTCGACGCCCAACTGGCTCGCGCCGACCTGTCGGGCGCCAAGCTGGGACCGCTGAAGATCGCCGAGGACCGGGTCATCCGCACCGACCTGACCCGCGCCGTGCTGCGCGGCGCCAACCTGAAGGGCGCCAGCGCGCCGCGCGCCCGGCTGATCGACGCCGACCTCAGCCGCGCCAAGCTGGACGGCGCGGACCTGACCGGCGCGGAAATGCCGGCCGGCCATAGCGTCTGA